Genomic DNA from Pistricoccus aurantiacus:
CGCACCGCGCTGTATCCCATGGTGCGCGGTCGCATCACCGCCATCAACGGCCAGCCCCCCAAGCAGGCGGTGCCGGAGGGCGCCCAGGGCAACAATGCGCTGAATCGCGAGCTCAACCTGACCTGGCAGGAAGAGCTTCCCGAAGGCAATCGCCTGGTGGCGGGGCAGTGGTTCGACTCAATGCCTGAAACGGATGATACCAAAGGCTGGTACGGCGAAACCCGGAAGCAGGCGGAGGTGCCGATCTCTCTGGAAAACGATCTGGCGGGACAGCTCGGCATCGGCCTGGGGGATACCTTGACCTTTTCTATCGCCGAGAACGCCATCACCGGGCGGATCACCAGCCTGAGGGATTTGGACTGGGACAGTTTTCGTCCCAACTTCTACGTGATCTTTCCCCCGGGCGTGCTGGGGGACTTCGCCCATAGTTTCATCACCGCTTTCTACGTGGACGAAAGCCAGCGCGGCGTGACCCGGGAGCTGATGAAGCAATTCCCCGGGGTGTCGCTGCTCAACGTGGAGGCGATTCTCGGCCAGGTGAAGGAACTCCTGACTCAAGTGACCCGAGCGGTGGAACTGGTGCTGGGTTTCGTGCTGCTGGCCGGGGTCAGCGTGCTCTACGCCGCCCTGACTGCCAGCCTGCCCATGCGCGCCCATGAAAGCGGCCTGCTGCGCGTATTCGGCGCCGGCAATCGGCTGATTTCTCGAGTGCAGGGCAGCGAGTTCTTCGTGCTCGGTTTGACCAGCGGCCTGATGGGCGCGCTTCTCGCGGAGCTCGCCGCCGCCGGCATCTATCTCAGCTGGCTGGACCTGGCCCCGCGACTGCACTGGAAGCTATGGCTGGTGCTGCCGCTGGGTGGAGCCTTGATCATCGGATTTATTGGCCACTGGCTGTCCCGGAGTCTGCGTCGACAGGCGCCCATGGCAAGCCTTGGTTTACTAGGGGAAACCTAAGGCTGACGCATGAAGGTACGCAGCGTCAGTCGCGAGAATTCTCCGTCCAGACGACTAAGGCCGATCAGGGTCACCATCAGCAGCGAGGCGGCATAGCCGTAACCGTAGAAGGTGGGCCCAAGGGACTGGGAGATCAGCGTGAACACGACGTTGCTGACGCAGAAGAGCGCACAAAGCCACAGTGCCGGCGTCAGGTGATCCAGGTAAAAGAGCACGTTGAGCAGGGCCATGAACAGTACCTGGATCGCCACCGCCACCAGAAAGACATTGAACAGCGGCAGATACCAGGACGAGAAGCCGAGTAGATTCAGCAGGCTGGGACCGGCCAGCATCAGCAGCAGCACCGTGACGCCCTGGACCTTGACGATGTCGTAGATGCCGCGACGCACGCTTTTCACCATGGCGAGCCGCCACTGCTCGATTTCCGCCAGCGGACGGCCGCCGCGAATGGCACGATCGAATTCGCGGCAGTTCTCGGCGAAATTGGTCTCGATACGCATCAGGAAGATGGTCATGCCCGGCACGATGGAAAGATAGGCGACGAAGAGCGGCAGGTCGTGCAGCGGCGAGGCTCTCAAAGGGCCAATGATCGATACCGAAGTATCCGGGTTGAACCAGAACACCAGCTTGTCCGCCCAGATGCCCAGGTTGTAGAAAAAACCCACCAGCAGCAGCTTGGGCTGCCACTGGCCCGCGCGAAAGACATTGAAGGCCCAGCCCTGTCGGCTGGGAAAGGTCTTCGCCACCATGCCCATCAGGAAGAACAGCAGCAGACCTTGGCCCACGGCGAAGGCGCTCAGCAACCCTTCGATGCCATGGCCCTGCCACAGCAGACCCAGTATCAGCATGCTGCCGTAGCCGAGGGCGAAGGCCAGCAGAACGCGCCGGTAGGCCTTGAGCCCGGCGACAAACACCGTGATGCACCAGACGTTGCACAGCAGTACGAAACTGATCGCCATCAGCAGGCGGTAAGGCCATTGAGTCCCGTCGAAGACGCTGAAAATCGCCAGCAGCCCCAGACCGCCCGCGACCAGTGTAATCAGGGTCATCATGCCCAGCAGGTTGGGCATCACCTGATCCGCGCGATTCTCGTACAGGCGATCCGCCACGAAGCGGGTAAAAACCAGCTGTATACCGCCGGTGAGAATCAGCGACGAAGCCACCAGCCAGGTGACGGACACCAGAAAATTGGTGATGAATCGCGGCGCCTGAGGAAGCCCTGAGTTGACAACGCTCAGCATCCCCAGCGCCATGACCGCCAGGATGGACATGACCCAAGGGCCGGAGCCGATAAGCGCGGCGTAGCCGTAAGCTCGCAGCATGCTCAGATAGCTGTTCTGGTTGAGCAGGCGGCGCAGTTCGAAGCCTATTCCGGCCATAGGGCGGTCTCCTTGGAATGATGCTCGACGTCTTCGCCGGCGGCGCCCTGATAAAGGGTGCGATAGCGCTCCAGCATCAGCGCCTCGGCGTATTCTTGCTCGACGCGCTCGATGCCCACCTCTCTGGCAGCTTGCCAGGCATCTCGGGAATTCAACAGTTCCGCGGCGGCGCTCGCGGTTCGCTCCGGGCTGGCGATGGGCACGATACGCCCCGCGGCCTGGGCCGGCGAGCCGTCCCCCAGCAGCATTTCACGACAGGAGCCGACATCGCTGGTGATCACCGGCACGCCGGCCGCCAGCGCTTCCAGTACCACCAGCGGCTGCGCCTCGCTGATCGAGGTCAGCACCACCAGCTTCGCCTGGGCGAGAATTTTCTCCGTGGATTGAAAGCCCAGAAACTTGAGCCGCTCGCCGAGCATGAGCTGTTCGGTCAGATCTCGGCATTCCTGGGCATAGGCGGGGTCCTCGTCGTCCGGGCCGACGATCCAGCCCTCCGCCTCCGGTACCCGGGCCAACAGGTGGTGCATGGAGCGAATGAAGGTCTTGATGTCCTTGATGGGCGTGACCCGGCCGAGCAGTACCACGATCGGACGGTCGTTGGCCTGGGTCTGCTCCCGCAAGGGGCGAAAACGCTCGATCTTGATACCGTTGGGAATGACCTCCGTGCGAGCGGGGTCCGCGCCGTCGGCAATCTGACGCTGCTGATTGCCGCAGTAAAGGGTGGTGATGCGTGCCGCGGCGGAGTAGGTCATGCGGCCCAGGCTCTGGAAAAAGCGTATCCACAGATGACGCAGATAGCCGGTGTCGTAGCTCAAGCCATGACTCAGGCGATCCTGCGGCGTATGAATCCACTCCGCCTCGAGCAGATCGATATGCCGCTCCTTGGTATAGATGCCATGCTCGGTCACCAGCAGCGGGAGCCCGGTACGATGGTGGGCCAAGGCGCCGAGAAAACCGCCGTACCCGGTGGAAATGGCGTGCAGACAGCGACCCGGCGGCAGGTTGTTGGCGATTTCCGCCAGTACGAACAAGGGTGCGTGCATGTTGCGCACGGACCAGAAGTAGTGAAGGAAGGAGGGCTCCGTATAGTCCTCCTCGTAGTGCCTGACGATTTCGTGCCAGGCGGCTTCGCTATGCAGGAAGTCTTCGCGAGACAGGCCGCCACGCTTGCCGAGTAGCTGAGTCACTTCGCTCAGCGCCTGATCCGGGGTGGCAGAATCCTTCTTGAGATGTTCGTGAAACCGACGACTGGCGGCGAAGGCCGCGGGACAGCCTCGAGGCGGTCGCCGATTGGCCTTGCGCTGCACCGAACCGTCCACCAGATAGTGACATTCCAGATGGACCACGTTGTCCGCCAGCTCATAGCGCAGTCCTTGATAATCCTGGGGACGGCTGCCGAGAAAGATCACCGCGAAACTCAACTCCGGCAGTCCTCGTATCAACTGATCCAGCCAGCCGGCCACCCCGCCTCGCACCATCGGATAGGTACCTTCCAGCAGCAGTATCACGTCCGCGGGTGGGTCATTCGCACTCAGTTGGGGGAATTGCATTGCCAGTATTCCATGAGTTGACGCAGTGCCAGTGATTGACGGTTGGAGTAGGCCAGCAGCTTCAGTTGATGGCGCAGATCCGGCAGGCGGCGCTGATGAAGCGCAAGCTCGGCGCGCAGGTCCGCCAGGTCCTTTTCCGCCAGCCCGCGCTGAGCGGCCTTGTCGAGAGATTGGTGCGCGTCGTCATAGCGACGATGCAGAAGGTACAGCCTCGCCCGCAGCTTCCAGCGGGCAGCGGTATCATGACGCTGTTGCGCCTGATGAAGGTATTCCAGCCCTTCGTCGAGCAGCACCCCCAGAGCGCTGCCCTGAGCCAGTTCCAGATAGCCATATTCGCCGTAGAGCCGGGCGATGGCCTCGGCGATTCGGCCCTGGGCGTCTTCATCCGTCTCGAGACGTTTCTTGAGTCCGCGAATCTGCCTTTCCAGGTCATTTTCCAGGGCGTTCAGCATGGAGTAGCCGAGCAGGCGCACGTCGTCGGCGCCATCCGCGAGGCCTTGACGCATCAGGGTCACTACCTGGCGACGAGGAAGATGCTGGGCTTGAATCAATGCCCGCTGACGGTGGGCGGTATCGCCGGCATGGCTAAGCACGCTGGCAAGCCCGGAACGCAGCGCATGGCTCTGAGCGTCCGGCACCGATAGTGCCTGCTGTGGATATTCAGGGCGCGGCACCAGTCGCCAGTGACGCGGTCGGCGAGGGCGCGCGCGGTGTAGTGCCGGCAGCACGAAAAATGCTAGCCCCAAGGGGCCGATCAGCGGCATCAGGGCGCTGATGCAAAGCAGCAGCAGCCATAATCCAATGCCACCGCTGCGCCGCATGTGCTTGGGGAATCCCATTTTTAGCGCTACCGTCAGGGGAGCGAGCGCCAGCAGGTGCCAAAACGCACCCCGGAGGATATCGTTCTCCAGCCATCGAGCAATGGCGAACAGCTCGAGGCCGACGCCCAGGGCCAGAAGCGTCAAGGCGATACAGGTGCGTGCCAGCCGATTCCAGAAATCATGATGTGGCATAGCGCATCTCATCGCTGTGCAGCGTATCCAGCAGCAATTCCGCGGAACGATCGCCGTCGATGACAAGGCTTGAGAACGTTACCCCCCTGGGCAGTTCATCCTGCTCGAACAGCGACTCCAGCGGCGGCGTCAGGCGGGCTCGAAAGGGCGTCAGCGAATGGATGTCCGCCAGCGGCATCAGGACGATAAAGCGTCGGCGACCGCTATCGAGTCGAATATCCCAGCTTCTGTCGAGACCGCGGCGCTGCTTGTCGATAAGACGTGCTACCTGAGGGCCGTAACGCTCCCCAAGCGCCTCTGGCAGGGTAACGCTGACGATCGTCGAGGTGAGATGATCCCGATGGGCGTGCTTGATCCAGATTTCCAGGCTTTCTTCGAGATCGTCGTCATCGTCGCTGCGGGCGCTGAACAGATCGCCCAGATGCGCGCCAATCACCGAGAGCAGCTGTAGCTGGCCATCATGGAAATCCACGAAAGGAATGTCCATCACGGCGACGACGCCGTGCACATGCTCTCGAATGTCGACCAGAGGCACTGCGCATAGGGGAGTATTCGCCTCGGCCTCGAGAAAGTCGTTCAACCCCACTAGTTGACCGCGATGCAGACATTCTTGCAGTAGCGTATCGGACAGATCGAGTTCGCTCGGCGCACCCAGCCAGGCCACCGGAGCCGTCAGCTTGCCCTCGGCGTCGACGGGCAGCAACGCTGCCTGCTGCACTCGGCTGTGCTGGCCGATAAAGGACAGTATCTCGTCGCCAAGACGCTCCAAAGAGACGCGCTCATCCGTATCCCGTTGAACCCGCTCCGCCAGGTTGCGCGTCAGCCGCGTCAAGGTATCGCGAAGCGTGAAGGGCTTGGAAGCCATCTGTTCCGTCAGCTGGTCGTGAGAAACCCGGAGCAGATGGTAGTGGCGAAGAAAGGCTTCCTGACGTAGATCCTGAGTGGTGGCCAGCAGCGATAGCTGACGCAGCTTGCAGCGCAGCCGCGTCGTCAATTCCCCGCACCCCAGCCCTAGCATCAGCAGGGCGATGGCATGAATGGCGATGACGCCACGGAACACCGACAGACCAACGATATGCAGGCCGCTTTGCACCACGACCATCAAGGCGATGGCAAGCAAGGCAGCGATAACGCCATAGAGCGAGCCATGCAGCGACCCCATCAGCACGGGGCCGGCCATCAACAGCCAAGGCGCTCCCAGTTCGATCAGCAAGGGATCCTGAGGGCTGAAGAGGAACCCCAGCGCCGGGACACCAAGACCGATAAGCAGCGTTTCGAGAAGGCGTTTGCTGTGCGAAGGAGGCTCGACCTTGATGTCGCTCGCTCGGGTAATCATGGTGCCGTCCACCGAGAATGCTCGCCGCGCCTCCTCCTGCGTCGCGCTGTTGGTGTCCTTGTTCATGCTGACCTCAAGGTTTCAAGGGCATCTTGCCCACTAGCTTGTCGAGTTGCTTGCTGGCCACGCCGCTCAGGGTGTCGAATCCCCAGCCGCCCCGTGAGCCGTTGGCGCTCCAGAGAATCTCGCCGGAGTTGGCGTCGCGCACCTGCAGGGAGACACCTACCGCAGGCTCGCCGTCCAGTCCGGTCTTGTAGTGCCATTCCTGCACCGCGCCGGTTACCAGATACTTCATCGAGCGCTGCTGCGCCCAGGTAAGGGCGGACTGAAGATCGCCGCTTCCATCGACGGTAAGCGGGTTGGCCGTCTCGTCTCGCGGCGCCACCTGAACGGACTTGATTCCACGCTTGGTCAGTGCAGTGATCAGCATGCCCTCCGCTTTCTGTCCCGCCAGCGGTGTCTCCGAGTGATTGCTGACGGCGATACCCCATTCGGCGTTGGAGTTCAAAGGCTGC
This window encodes:
- the pelF gene encoding GT4 family glycosyltransferase PelF, encoding MQFPQLSANDPPADVILLLEGTYPMVRGGVAGWLDQLIRGLPELSFAVIFLGSRPQDYQGLRYELADNVVHLECHYLVDGSVQRKANRRPPRGCPAAFAASRRFHEHLKKDSATPDQALSEVTQLLGKRGGLSREDFLHSEAAWHEIVRHYEEDYTEPSFLHYFWSVRNMHAPLFVLAEIANNLPPGRCLHAISTGYGGFLGALAHHRTGLPLLVTEHGIYTKERHIDLLEAEWIHTPQDRLSHGLSYDTGYLRHLWIRFFQSLGRMTYSAAARITTLYCGNQQRQIADGADPARTEVIPNGIKIERFRPLREQTQANDRPIVVLLGRVTPIKDIKTFIRSMHHLLARVPEAEGWIVGPDDEDPAYAQECRDLTEQLMLGERLKFLGFQSTEKILAQAKLVVLTSISEAQPLVVLEALAAGVPVITSDVGSCREMLLGDGSPAQAAGRIVPIASPERTASAAAELLNSRDAWQAAREVGIERVEQEYAEALMLERYRTLYQGAAGEDVEHHSKETALWPE
- a CDS encoding PelD GGDEF domain-containing protein, with product MNKDTNSATQEEARRAFSVDGTMITRASDIKVEPPSHSKRLLETLLIGLGVPALGFLFSPQDPLLIELGAPWLLMAGPVLMGSLHGSLYGVIAALLAIALMVVVQSGLHIVGLSVFRGVIAIHAIALLMLGLGCGELTTRLRCKLRQLSLLATTQDLRQEAFLRHYHLLRVSHDQLTEQMASKPFTLRDTLTRLTRNLAERVQRDTDERVSLERLGDEILSFIGQHSRVQQAALLPVDAEGKLTAPVAWLGAPSELDLSDTLLQECLHRGQLVGLNDFLEAEANTPLCAVPLVDIREHVHGVVAVMDIPFVDFHDGQLQLLSVIGAHLGDLFSARSDDDDDLEESLEIWIKHAHRDHLTSTIVSVTLPEALGERYGPQVARLIDKQRRGLDRSWDIRLDSGRRRFIVLMPLADIHSLTPFRARLTPPLESLFEQDELPRGVTFSSLVIDGDRSAELLLDTLHSDEMRYATS
- the pelG gene encoding exopolysaccharide Pel transporter PelG, whose product is MAGIGFELRRLLNQNSYLSMLRAYGYAALIGSGPWVMSILAVMALGMLSVVNSGLPQAPRFITNFLVSVTWLVASSLILTGGIQLVFTRFVADRLYENRADQVMPNLLGMMTLITLVAGGLGLLAIFSVFDGTQWPYRLLMAISFVLLCNVWCITVFVAGLKAYRRVLLAFALGYGSMLILGLLWQGHGIEGLLSAFAVGQGLLLFFLMGMVAKTFPSRQGWAFNVFRAGQWQPKLLLVGFFYNLGIWADKLVFWFNPDTSVSIIGPLRASPLHDLPLFVAYLSIVPGMTIFLMRIETNFAENCREFDRAIRGGRPLAEIEQWRLAMVKSVRRGIYDIVKVQGVTVLLLMLAGPSLLNLLGFSSWYLPLFNVFLVAVAIQVLFMALLNVLFYLDHLTPALWLCALFCVSNVVFTLISQSLGPTFYGYGYAASLLMVTLIGLSRLDGEFSRLTLRTFMRQP